One Spinacia oleracea cultivar Varoflay chromosome 4, BTI_SOV_V1, whole genome shotgun sequence DNA segment encodes these proteins:
- the LOC110779509 gene encoding cytochrome P450 76AD1-like encodes MEDTTLAILLSISFVCFHVIRSFVSKTRSKSSELPPGPKRMPIFGNIFDLGDKPHRSFANLSKIHGPLVSLKLGSITTIVVSSADVAREMFLKNDQALANRTIPDSVRAGDHDKLSMSWLPVSAKWRNLRKISAVQLLSNQRLDASQAHRQAKVEQLLTYVKDCSKNGLPVDIGRAAFTTSLNLLSNTFFSVELASHESSASQEFKQLMWNIMEEIGKPNYADYFPILGYVDPFGIRRRLAAYFDQLIAVFQNIIQERQKIRSTNAKQTNDILDTLLNLHDENELSMGEINHLLVDIFDAGTDTTASTLEWAMAELVKNPEMMTKVQNEIEQAIGKDCATIQESDIAKLPYLQAIIKETLRLHPPTVFLLPRKADVDVELYGYVVPKNAQVLVNLWAIGRDPKVWKNPEVFSPERFLECDIDYKGRDFELLPFGAGRRICPGLTLAYRMLNLMMGNFLHSFDWKLEDGMSPKDLDMDEKFGITLQKVKPLQVIPVPRK; translated from the exons ATGGAAGACACAACACTAGCAATACTACTTTCCATTTCATTTGTTTGCTTTCATGTAATTCGATCATTTGTTAGCAAAACTAGATCAAAGTCTAGCGAACTTCCACCCGGGCCTAAAAGAATGCcgattttcggcaatattttcgacCTAGGAGATAAGCCTCATCGTTCATTTGCAAATCTTTCTAAGATCCATGGACCTTTGGTGAGCCTTAAGTTAGGAAGCATCACGACCATTGTTGTGTCTTCTGCTGACGTGGCCAGAGAAATGTTCCTTAAAAATGACCAGGCACTGGCTAACCGAACTATTCCTGATTCGGTTAGGGCAGGGGACCACGACAAACTGTCAATGTCGTGGTTGCCAGTGTCAGCCAAGTGGAGGAATCTTAGAAAGATATCCGCCGTGCAGTTGCTCTCCAATCAGCGACTTGACGCTAGTCAAGCACATAGACAAGCCAAGGTGGAACAACTTCTTACGTACGTAAAAGATTGCTCTAAGAATGGGCTACCCGTTGACATCGGGCGGGCCGCATTTACCACATCGTTGAATTTACTATCAAACACGTTTTTCTCGGTAGAATTAGCTAGCCATGAGTCAAGTGCTTCCCAAGAGTTTAAGCAACTCATGTGGAATATAATGGAGGAAATTGGCAAACCAAATTACGCTGATTATTTCCCTATTCTTGGCTACGTTGATCCTTTTGGTATACGACGTCGTTTGGCTGCTTACTTTGATCAGCTCATTGCTGTATTCCAAAACATTATTCAAGAAAGACAGAAAATTCGATCAACAAATGCAAAACAAACAAATGATATTCTCGACACACTTCTCAACCTCCATGATGAGAATGAGTTGAGTATGGGAGAAATTAATCATCTTCTTGTG GACATATTTGATGCCGGAACAGACACTACGGCTAGCACATTAGAGTGGGCAATGGCCGAACTAGTTAAAAACCCAGAAATGATGACCAAAGTTCAAAACGAAATTGAACAAGCCATTGGCAAAGATTGTGCAACAATTCAAGAATCAGATATCGCAAAACTACCTTACTTACAAGCTATTATCAAGGAAACTTTACGTTTGCACCCTCCAACCGTATTTCTCTTACCTCGAAAGGCAGACGTCGATGTAGAGTTATATGGTTATGTGGTACCCAAAAATGCACAAGTTCTAGTCAATCTTTGGGCCATTGGTCGTGATCCAAAGGTATGGAAGAATCCTGAAGTATTTTCGCCTGAGAGGTTTTTAGAGTGTGATATTGATTATAAGGGACGGGATTTTGAGCTCCTACCCTTTGGTGCTGGAAGAAGGATATGTCCGGGATTAACTTTGGCTTATAGAATGTTGAACTTAATGATGGGTAATTTTCTTCACTCATTTGATTGGAAGCTTGAAGATGGCATGAGTCCAAAAGATTTGGACATGGATGAAAAATTTGGTATCAcgttacagaaggttaagcctctCCAAGTTATTCCTGTCCCTAGGAAataa